In one window of Thermus aquaticus DNA:
- a CDS encoding histidine triad nucleotide-binding protein: MDCVFCRIIAGELPARKVYEDQGFVAFHDIRPRAPVHVLVVPKEHVAKLSDYPDDEVGERKLGALFRTANRVARLLGLEGYKVQVHVGEKGGQEVFHVHVHVMGG; this comes from the coding sequence ATGGACTGCGTCTTCTGCCGCATCATCGCCGGGGAGCTTCCCGCCAGAAAGGTCTACGAGGACCAGGGCTTCGTGGCCTTCCACGACATCCGCCCCCGGGCCCCGGTCCACGTCCTGGTGGTGCCCAAGGAGCATGTGGCGAAGCTCTCCGACTACCCCGACGACGAGGTGGGGGAGAGGAAGCTGGGGGCCCTGTTCCGAACCGCCAACCGGGTGGCCCGGCTTCTGGGCCTGGAGGGCTACAAGGTCCAGGTGCACGTGGGGGAAAAGGGGGGGCAGGAGGTCTTCCACGTACACGTCCACGTCATGGGGGGCTAG
- a CDS encoding bifunctional nuclease family protein — translation MLSAKIETLGVDPQNGSVVVLLRAENDKLLPIVIGPLEAHHIMVALQGEKPPRPLTPDLLLSVMDMLQAKLKRVEIIDLKDGTFYARLILEHRGIELEVDARPSDAMALALRAGAPILVAEEVMDKAGVEEASLKPHGAAEA, via the coding sequence ATGCTGAGCGCCAAGATAGAGACCCTGGGCGTGGACCCCCAGAACGGTAGCGTGGTGGTCCTCCTCAGGGCGGAGAACGACAAGCTTCTGCCCATCGTCATCGGCCCCCTCGAGGCCCATCACATTATGGTGGCCCTCCAGGGGGAAAAGCCCCCCCGCCCCCTCACCCCGGACCTCCTCCTTTCGGTGATGGACATGCTCCAGGCCAAACTGAAGCGAGTGGAGATCATAGACCTCAAAGACGGCACTTTCTACGCCCGGCTCATCCTGGAGCACCGGGGCATTGAGCTGGAGGTGGACGCCCGCCCCTCCGACGCCATGGCCCTGGCCCTGCGGGCGGGGGCTCCCATCCTTGTGGCGGAGGAGGTGATGGACAAGGCGGGGGTGGAGGAGGCCAGCCTCAAGCCCCACGGGGCCGCAGAGGCCTAG
- a CDS encoding phosphoribosyltransferase family protein — MRTYPVEIAGVRRELPIVQVGPDVAVALLNLLGDTELTEAAAEELAKRLPPEAETLVTPEVKAVPLAHALSRITGKPYVVARKTEKPYMINPISRQVLSITTGKPQLLVLDGADVPLIRGKKVAIVDDVVSTGSTLSGLRELIESVGGQVVAVLAVFTEGTPRQDVIALGHLPLFKPE, encoded by the coding sequence GTGAGGACCTACCCTGTGGAGATCGCCGGGGTAAGAAGGGAGCTTCCCATCGTCCAGGTGGGGCCGGATGTGGCCGTGGCCCTCCTCAACCTCCTGGGGGACACCGAGCTCACGGAGGCCGCCGCCGAGGAGCTGGCCAAGCGCCTGCCCCCCGAGGCGGAGACCCTGGTCACCCCCGAAGTCAAGGCGGTGCCCCTGGCCCACGCCCTTTCCCGCATCACCGGCAAGCCCTACGTGGTGGCGCGAAAGACCGAGAAGCCCTACATGATCAACCCCATAAGCCGCCAGGTCCTCTCCATCACCACGGGCAAGCCCCAGCTTCTGGTGCTGGACGGGGCTGACGTCCCCCTGATCCGGGGGAAAAAGGTGGCCATCGTGGACGACGTGGTCTCCACGGGCTCCACCCTCTCGGGCCTCAGGGAGCTCATAGAGAGCGTGGGTGGGCAGGTGGTGGCCGTTTTGGCGGTCTTCACCGAGGGCACGCCCCGCCAGGACGTGATCGCCTTGGGCCACCTGCCCCTTTTCAAGCCGGAGTAG
- a CDS encoding adenine phosphoribosyltransferase, with product METYPITIGGVTRHVPLIEPLPGRRIPLVEFLGDPELVRAAAEALKPLVPKDTEVLFTTETSPIPLTHVLAEEMGLPYVVARRRRRPYMEDPIIQEVETLTLGVGEVLWLDRRFAEKLLNQKVTLISDVVSSGETMKAMEKVVLRAGGHVVARIAAFRQGTPGLEVLTVAELPVL from the coding sequence ATGGAAACCTATCCCATCACGATCGGCGGCGTCACCCGGCACGTGCCCCTCATTGAGCCCCTTCCCGGGCGGCGCATTCCCCTGGTGGAGTTTCTGGGGGACCCGGAGCTGGTGCGGGCGGCGGCCGAGGCCCTAAAGCCCCTGGTGCCCAAGGACACCGAGGTCCTCTTCACCACCGAGACCAGCCCCATCCCCCTCACCCACGTCCTGGCGGAGGAGATGGGCCTCCCCTACGTGGTGGCCAGGAGGCGGCGCCGCCCCTACATGGAGGACCCCATCATCCAGGAGGTGGAGACCCTGACCCTGGGGGTGGGGGAGGTCCTCTGGCTGGACCGCCGCTTCGCCGAGAAGCTCCTTAACCAGAAGGTGACCCTGATCTCCGACGTGGTCTCCAGCGGGGAGACCATGAAGGCCATGGAGAAGGTGGTCCTCCGGGCCGGGGGGCACGTGGTGGCCCGCATCGCCGCCTTCCGGCAGGGGACTCCGGGCCTCGAGGTCCTCACCGTGGCCGAGCTCCCGGTGCTGTAG
- a CDS encoding S-layer homology domain-containing protein translates to MKLSWSVGVLLAVGGWAWAAFSDIPPGPLAEQVEEVAQAGWLQGYPDGTFRGQEPLNRYQLAGALGRVLRDLGVEAKPVAFKDVPPGHWVLEPLALAVTWGLVAGYPDGTFRGQEPLTRAALAVVLARLAERLGADKEAPLPWDVPKDHWAASAVRKVVGLGLMALNPDGSFGLNAVVNRYQLAMALAALKPWVEARRSSPRQAEKAQQVPQPAKAPEALPSGSSAETLDLAARWVGMMRGQVVALGEKVYSLAPEGVKELGPGSGDAVLPPWRLVGGALEDGKNRYVPLGQGGGKEVLPAVFRRMRSGHLTLDPSGNYLLLVSAEPLCDCQSRVVRLALLLSSPVGLYAEYVYLLDQPGNRVVGVAWPEPKNLLVLEEGGDRALLYRLNLNAGEDIAFTTWDEGGLEERTPLPVRPVTKVLLAELPLKGANGVALEGKDRLLTVVEGKLVRFQLPSALW, encoded by the coding sequence ATGAAGCTGAGTTGGAGCGTGGGTGTGTTGCTGGCGGTGGGCGGCTGGGCCTGGGCCGCTTTTTCCGATATTCCTCCTGGGCCCCTGGCCGAGCAGGTGGAGGAGGTGGCGCAGGCTGGCTGGCTTCAGGGCTACCCCGATGGCACCTTCCGGGGTCAGGAGCCCCTGAACCGCTACCAGCTGGCGGGCGCTTTGGGGCGGGTTTTGCGGGACCTTGGGGTGGAGGCCAAGCCTGTGGCCTTCAAGGACGTCCCCCCGGGCCACTGGGTCCTGGAGCCCCTGGCCCTGGCGGTCACCTGGGGGCTGGTGGCCGGTTACCCCGACGGCACCTTTCGCGGCCAGGAGCCCCTGACCCGGGCGGCCTTGGCGGTGGTGCTGGCCCGCCTGGCCGAGCGGCTGGGCGCGGACAAGGAGGCGCCTTTACCCTGGGACGTGCCCAAGGACCACTGGGCGGCTTCCGCTGTGCGCAAGGTGGTGGGCTTAGGCTTGATGGCCCTGAATCCCGATGGCTCCTTCGGGCTGAATGCGGTGGTGAACCGCTACCAGCTGGCCATGGCCTTGGCCGCCCTGAAGCCGTGGGTGGAGGCGCGCCGCAGCTCCCCCAGGCAAGCTGAGAAGGCCCAGCAGGTCCCCCAGCCCGCCAAGGCTCCAGAAGCTTTGCCTTCCGGTTCCTCTGCAGAGACCTTGGACCTGGCTGCCCGGTGGGTGGGGATGATGCGGGGCCAGGTGGTGGCGTTGGGGGAGAAGGTGTACTCCCTAGCCCCTGAGGGGGTGAAGGAACTGGGTCCGGGTTCTGGGGACGCGGTTCTGCCGCCATGGCGCCTTGTGGGAGGGGCCTTGGAGGACGGAAAGAACCGGTACGTTCCCTTGGGGCAGGGAGGGGGTAAGGAGGTGTTGCCCGCCGTCTTCCGCCGCATGCGTTCCGGGCACCTGACCTTGGACCCCTCGGGGAACTACCTTCTTTTGGTCAGCGCCGAGCCCCTCTGCGACTGCCAGAGCCGGGTGGTGCGCCTGGCCCTGCTCCTGTCCAGCCCGGTGGGCCTTTATGCGGAATACGTTTACCTTCTAGACCAGCCTGGCAACCGGGTAGTGGGGGTAGCGTGGCCGGAGCCCAAGAACCTGCTGGTCTTGGAGGAGGGCGGTGACCGGGCGCTTCTTTACCGCCTCAACCTGAACGCCGGGGAGGATATCGCCTTCACCACCTGGGATGAGGGCGGCTTGGAGGAGCGCACGCCTTTGCCGGTGAGGCCGGTGACCAAGGTGCTCCTGGCCGAGCTTCCTTTGAAAGGGGCTAACGGGGTCGCTTTGGAGGGTAAGGACCGCCTCCTCACCGTGGTGGAGGGGAAGCTGGTTCGGTTTCAGCTCCCCAGCGCTCTTTGGTAG